The window ACATTTGCCAGGGCCTTTCTATTTCTACGTTCATCCATTGATCAAGGAGACAAAAAGGCGTACACAATACTAGTCtaagaaaacaaacaaaaaataaaataaaatctttttcTCCACAACGATACAAAATGATGGTGTGCGTGTGACCATATAACAAAAAAGGTCAGGCTTGCAACACCAGCACTTCCCAAGAGGTCACCCATCCTTAAAAACTTTTCTCGCCCATCTAATGGAAGAGTTCTGATGGGGAGCGGTGCACTAGTGCCAGCATGATTACACCCATTCTCCTTCACCATAACACAAAAGCCATACCGCTTTCGGTTGTATTGGCACAGTAAGGTGGGAGGCTCCACTGCCACAATGGCCAAAGCAGTTTTGTGTAACTTTCACATTGGCAGCTACCATCTATCAATTTGACTGCTTAGTAGTTGTAGTAGCGTGATCAAACTGTGGAATATCTTTCTGCTTCGTTTTCCTCTTGCGTTTATGGTTCTTGTGCTTTCCTTTGAACCTCAAACGCGCTTTCAGGCTCCTTTCCCATACCTTCTTATGCTTCTGATATATCAGCATCACAGCCTGTGCGTCCTCGATCTGAAACGACATTCCGCAATTGCTAAGCTAACGGTTCTTATAGCTCTTGTCATAATTTCATTAAACAGAGATATTTCAAATGATCTATGAGGTAAAATGGCAGATAGAGAAACACAAGAATGCCCTTGCAATTCCAAATGTTTGAAATTCATGTGTATCTAGTGAGATCAAACAAACTAAACAGCAATAGTTGTGTAAGTGGTAGAATCTGCTGATGTGGATTGTACACTTTTTCTCAGTAATTTCACACAAACTAATGGCTCTTTTGCATGTTACTTATGATGGTCAGTTTACTAGTCCATGGACCACTACCACATCTGGGGCCTCCCTCAGATATTGGAACCATCCACCTAGTAAGTCCTATCGCAGATGGATCATGATGCAAAAGTTATACTGAACTTATGTCTGCCCATCCAACTGAAGGACTTCTATATGCTGAGACTCATGTATCATATATTCATGAGATTTTAGCGTGGTCCCCCCAAGTTGGGGTCTAAAAGATgaatggtttccaaacatggagtATGGGACCCATGCGTGGAGTTTCAAGACCCCAAGTACAGATGGCCCAACAGTATCAATCCCCTTCCCTTTTACCTGTCCAAATAAAGGCATCTACCATCATATGGTGCTAAGGGACTTACTGAGCAATGCTCTTTTTGTTGGATCTTGACGCCGAGAAACTGAGTTGCAAGAACCCGAAGTGCCTGTTTCCGCCCTTCCCTGCAGCATCAACCACGCACGTTAGCAGATATGGTAGAATATTAAAAACTTAAGACACTCAAATACTGATTCCAAAATCTGAGAAGTAATACTTTAGAAGGGGCTGATATTCTGAAGTATCCCGCGTGTCCTTCTTTGGATGACTCAACAACAACGCCTGTTACCAAACTTGAACACATTCACTTCAACAATTTCGATACCATTTCAGTCACAAATACATTAAAAGCCAAGGCTGTCCACCTTAAGATCATTGTGCAGAGCATGGCCCACAAGAATTCTTCCTTTAATCAACTCTGCCACTTTCTTTTGAACAGCCTGAAAGTCCTTAGCTGCAGATTTCTTCACTTTAGATAAACAAGGGGAGAACTGAACAAAAACCAGTTGCAGTTTAAGAGAAAAAATAAcaaagtcaaccttttcttaAGTTGTGTGGTCGGATCCCACTAATTTCTGTGCGGAAGTCAACAACATGTTCTAAGGGGCGAACATACTCATCATATAGGACATTTCCCCATGCATTCACCTGTGATAACAAGTATAGCTACTTATCAATTGtcatataaaaaaaacataaactaAACCATATAACCAATCCTtctgtttcaaaaaaaaataaaaatcataggtCGAACTGGAACACCATGTCCGCATTCTCTCAAATGGCAACAAACCTCCTCTTTTGTTTCTTCTCACATGAAACCTATTTAGGTCAACTTAAAGACCAAAAACAAATATGGTATGGAAGGTCCAATCAACTCTATCCCTGGGAATTTTTTCTTAAATAGAATATTGCATCAATTGAGATGTGTGGCAAACTAACATCGTCCAACTTATTCATCTAGACACTTGAACATGTTTATGCCTAGATAACCAAATACAAACATTTATACAGACTTAATTAGCAGAATGGGGATATAACCCACAATTGATCAAAATTCAGGATATGGAAATGAATACGCATACCCATTTCATAACATGCTAGTTATATTAAGTTCTATGGATTTTATTAAAAACATGTgacctaatttttatttttatttttagttttgttAAAAAGGACCATTGCATTTTAATCTAGCCTTCCAAGCACAATGAAACTACTAATATTTATGGCTTTCTGCAGATTGAGTAATTGAGAGTAAGACTAGGTTAAAATATACACCATAAGTATCCTGTACCAGTATCAGTACCGTATTAGTCTGGTATGATATTCAGCATACAAAAGTATTCAGGTATCATAGGTTGATACAGCCTTTGAGGGACATGCATCTAGGACCATATAGACTTCTAAATATGTTCTTTCCAAGTCCGTCTTTCATTTTTCTGATGCAAGTGCATGTGCTTGGATTCTCTTCCAAGGGAAAATCATATGGTTCAAACATCAATCTCATTTGGAATTGACAAGGTACATCGTCTAggacatatgattttgggggttaTGATTGGTATTCAAACATCAATCTCACTTGACACAGTTTTGTAGTGCTTTTCAAGTTCAGCTATTCATACACATTTTTTGCTGTCGTTAAATTCAGTCTCAGCAGCCAAACAATATTAAAATCTTGATGACAATCTCTGATAGCAGCATCCAAGAAATTGCTGACATGACTGCCCACATCCATAGTGTTTCAGCATGCACAAATGGCAGGAAAAAATACTGACAGATTAAAGATAAAGCTTCATACTTGACCTTTTTACATCATAAAAATCACAATAACACTTTTTTTCCAACGACCATAATAAAAATCACAATAAAACTTTTTTCCTACAACAATATCACCCATATTCCCTAAGCACACAATAGAAATGCAGTTTAGCTCAATAAAAAGTGGCAACCACCCTCTCCCTCGCCCAAAAAAAAAGTGTGCAAGTTTTTCTTTTTAACAAAATCAAGCATATATCATACATAAGCAGCCACAGTTATGGGTGAGATATGTTAAAAGGAACATAATAGTACCAGTGTGACCCGTCCAAGAGCGCTTTTATTTCCCTGGGAACTGACACCAACCATTTCACAATCCATGGCTATTGCATCTGTTAAGCTGACATGGAAACGGAATTAAGAATGATCGTTAGACTTCAATCAAATGGGTGTTTCATACAGTTAAGAACTAGACATTCTTGATAGAATATCATGATCCATGTTATTCAGAAGCCATGAACAAGGTTAGACAAGATGTTACCAACAATATACATACACAATAACCAACCACTATAACTACAGACAAATTGCAGAACAGCAGAACAGTGACAACAAGAACACCACAAGGTTATATCATAAGGCTATGCAAATGATGCTCAAGTAGGTCATATTTCGTCatgaagaaaacaagaaaagTAATGAAATCGGTTAAAATTTTACATAGCCACCTAGTGAACCTTTTTCAATGTCACACGTCCTTTCCAAAGGCGAGATCATCTTGCACCAACCGGGCAAAACAATAGTTCACAAAACAAGTATCAGGTACTGGATATCAACTTAGGTTGTGTATTATCCCATCAACTCTTGCAAAAATTGTGCTCAAGACATGATTGGTGACAAGGGGGTTCAGGTTGTTGGAACTGAAGCCCCTCCTGCACTTTAGTACTCATGAAAGCAAAGTCAACCATCATCCAGACCCCCACACCTTCACCAATAGCCAGACGGCCAAAGGACCTACTCCGAGCGAGTTTTATAGGGTGGCAGAGTACAGGCCCCAGGACAATGTCGCTGTAGGGGTTCTGAGCAAGTCCATTCTTTACGTAGCAGTTTGGCAGTTTATGTAATGTTATGACTGGGCCGACTACAGTCAGTGTCTTTTTGTGCTCACATGTACACCTCATTCAAGTCGGGCCAATTCAGCCCCAACTTGGACAAGGCCTGACACAACTCAGGCTGAATGAGTCAATCCAGGTCACTGAGTCTTTCAAC is drawn from Magnolia sinica isolate HGM2019 chromosome 5, MsV1, whole genome shotgun sequence and contains these coding sequences:
- the LOC131245302 gene encoding uncharacterized protein LOC131245302 yields the protein MSSEATNPKRSLLNPNWAQLQQKLKSRPPKPSESSIHDSDRKTLETSLGKRKERPDSEPDSPASVLRPTNTDCSLTDAIAMDCEMVGVSSQGNKSALGRVTLVNAWGNVLYDEYVRPLEHVVDFRTEISGIRPHNLRKAKDFQAVQKKVAELIKGRILVGHALHNDLKALLLSHPKKDTRDTSEYQPLLKEGRKQALRVLATQFLGVKIQQKEHCSIEDAQAVMLIYQKHKKVWERSLKARLRFKGKHKNHKRKRKTKQKDIPQFDHATTTTKQSN